A single region of the Coregonus clupeaformis isolate EN_2021a chromosome 40, ASM2061545v1, whole genome shotgun sequence genome encodes:
- the LOC121555130 gene encoding inhibin beta B chain-like produces the protein MRKYNLTLVCLMACILSIRGTLGTTGAEITGAETQTVARESCASCGMPEASERVDVDLLEAVKRHILNRLQMSERPNITHPIPKAAMLTALRRLQASKVREDGRVEIPNLDGQASYSNELQGETSEIISFAESDELVSSQASKSSLHFLISSEGNQNLYVSQANLWLYFRLLPTGSEKGPRRKVTVKIHYHEAGTGAAGGAGGGTGPGVGGGGRWTLVEKRVDLKRSGWHTFPLSEAVRALFGKGGRRQDLEVRCEGCEASNVVPILVDPVEPSHRPFLVVRAQQVEGNHRIRKRGLECDGSSGGLCCRRQFYIDFRLIGWNDWIIAPAGYYGNYCEGSCPAYMAGVPGSASSFHTAVVNQYRMRGMSPGSVNSCCIPTKLSTMSMLYFDDEYNIVKRDVPNMIVEECGCA, from the exons ATGAGAAAATATAATCTCACACTGGTTTGTTTAATGGCTTGCATACTTTCAATCCGCGGTACCTTGGGGACAACGGGGGCGGAAATAACCGGGGCAGAGACTCAAACCGTTGCCCGGGAGTCGTGCGCATCGTGTGGGATGCCGGAGGCGTCAGAACGGGTGGACGTAGACCTTTTGGAAGCAGTCAAGAGGCACATCTTGAACAGGTTACAAATGAGTGAAAGACCCAACATTACTCATCCTATTCCCAAGGCTGCAATGTTGACAGCGCTGAGGAGGCTTCAAGCCAGTAAGGTACGGGAAGACGGGAGGGTTGAGATCCCCAACCTTGATGGACAAGCTTCCTATAGTAACGAGCTGCAAGGGGAGACGTCGGAGATAATAAGTTTCGCAGAATCAG ATGAGCTGGTTTCATCTCAAGCCTCTAAGTCCAGCCTCCACTTCCTCATCTCCAGTGAAGGGAACCAGAACCTGTATGTGTCTCAGGCCAACCTGTGGCTCTACTTCAGGCTGCTGCCCACCGGCTCAGAGAAAGGGCCTCGACGGAAAGTCACAGTTAAGATCCACTACCATGAGGCAGGGACTGGGGCTGCAGGTGGAGCCGGGGGAGGAACAGGGCCCGGGGTAGGGGGAGGAGGTCGGTGGACCCTAGTGGAGAAGCGTGTGGACCTAAAGCGCAGTGGCTGGCACACCTTCCCCCTGTCAGAGGCAGTGAGGGCCCTGTTTGGTAAGGGCGGCCGGCGGCAGGACCTGGAGGTGCGCTGCGAGGGCTGTGAGGCGTCCAACGTGGTTCCTATCTTAGTCGACCCAGTGGAACCCTCACACAGGCCCTTTCTGGTGGTCCGGGCACAGCAGGTGGAAGGGAACCACCGCATCAGGAAGAGGGGGCTGGAGTGTGACGGGAGCAGTGGAGGCCTGTGCTGCAGACGGCAGTTCTACATAGACTTTCGCCTCATTGGCTGGAACGACTGGATCATCGCACCCGCGGGTTACTACGGTAACTACTGCGAGGGAAGCTGCCCGGCGTACATGGCGGGGGTACCGGGGTCGGCGTCGTCATTCCACACAGCAGTGGTCAACCAATACCGGATGAGGGGCATGAGCCCCGGCTCGGTCAACTCCTGTTGTATCCCCACCAAGCTCAGCACCATGTCTATGCTGTACTTCGACGATGAGTACAACATAGTAAAACGAGACGTGCCCAATATGATAGTGGAAGAGTGTGGCTGTGCCTGA